The DNA region GCCGGCGGCGTTCCCTGTCCCCCGTTTTCCGTCGCCGGACGCCAGCTGGGTCCGGAAGACGAACGGGATCTCTTCCCCGAGGCGCTGCGGCTGGTGGAGGAGACGGCACCGCGCGCCGTTCTTCTGGAGAATGTTCGCGGGATTCTTGACGCGCGCTTTGCCGAGTACCGCGCCGGCCTTCTGGCAACGCTGGGGAAGATGGGGTATGTCGGCGGGTGGAAGCTCCTGAACGCCTCGGATTACGGCGTCCCCCAGCTGCGCCCGCGCGCGATTCTGGTCGCCGTTCAGGCGGAGTTGTCAGATTCCTTCTCCTGGCCGGACAAGGTCTCCGTCCCCCCGCCCAGCGTGGGCAAATGCCTGCATGACCTGATGGCGGAGCGGGAGTGGCGGGGCGCGGACGCCTGGCGGGAGCAGGCGGCGGGCATCGCCCCCACGCTTGTCGGGGGAAGCAAGAAGCATGGTGGACCGGACTTGGGGCCCACCCGCGCCAAACGGCAGTGGGCCGCGCTCGGCGTGGACGGCAACGGACTTGCCGACGCCGCGCCCCCCCCGGAATTCACCGGAATGCCCCGCCTCACCGCAAGAATGACGGCACGCCTGCAGGGGTTTCCGGACAGTTGGCTCTTCTATGGGAGGAAGACTGCGGCCTACCGGCAGATCGGCAACGCATTCCCCCCGCCCATGGCGGCGGCGGTGGGGGCGCAAATTGCCGAATGCCTGCGGATCGCGGCGGGAAGAAAGGTCAGAATCGCATGAGGCATGAAGCATCCGCCCTCTTGTCCCAGGAACGAAAACTCTTCCACAAGCGGCTTCTGGCCGACGTGTTGACGGTGGACAAGGACGGCGTCCCCAGCAATGCGGACAAAGCCTCGCGCCTCTCCGTGGAGCTGGCGCGTGGAATCGCGGAAAGGCTCAAGGCGGAAGTGGGGGTGAAATTGGCGGGACAGACCAGCGGTCGCGCTTTCGAGGCGGTCACGGCGGAGTTTCTGCAGGCCACGTTCCCCGCACTGTCAAATCTGCGTCCGGGAAACTGGCAGATCATTCATGTCGGCAACCGCAATCGTATGGCCATTGCCGAATATGAGCAGTACGCCCACCTGACCGAGCTTCAGGAGGCGACCCGCAAGAGCCCCGAACTGGCCGCCATCCTCGGAAGCGACTACACCATCACCCCGGACGTGATCGTTGTCCGGAACCTTCTGGAGGACGCGGAGATCAACCGGGACGCCGCCCTGGTGGATGACCGGTCCTGCCTGCGGGCCGCCCTGCGCCGGAAAAACGGCGGGAAGCCCCTGCTTCATGCCAGCATCTCGTCCAAGT from Candidatus Hydrogenedentota bacterium includes:
- a CDS encoding DNA cytosine methyltransferase, translating into MSGWSSIEICAGAGGQALGLEQTGFHHVRLVEIDPDACQTLRLNRPLWTVTAGDVRQFDATAFRGVDLLAGGVPCPPFSVAGRQLGPEDERDLFPEALRLVEETAPRAVLLENVRGILDARFAEYRAGLLATLGKMGYVGGWKLLNASDYGVPQLRPRAILVAVQAELSDSFSWPDKVSVPPPSVGKCLHDLMAEREWRGADAWREQAAGIAPTLVGGSKKHGGPDLGPTRAKRQWAALGVDGNGLADAAPPPEFTGMPRLTARMTARLQGFPDSWLFYGRKTAAYRQIGNAFPPPMAAAVGAQIAECLRIAAGRKVRIA
- a CDS encoding restriction endonuclease encodes the protein MRHEASALLSQERKLFHKRLLADVLTVDKDGVPSNADKASRLSVELARGIAERLKAEVGVKLAGQTSGRAFEAVTAEFLQATFPALSNLRPGNWQIIHVGNRNRMAIAEYEQYAHLTELQEATRKSPELAAILGSDYTITPDVIVVRNLLEDAEINRDAALVDDRSCLRAALRRKNGGKPLLHASISSKWTIRSDRSQNSRSEALNLIRNRKGHLPHIVVVTGEPMPSRLSSIALGTGDIDCVYHFALYELLASLEGLGAEDALESLKIMMDGKRLKDISDLPMDLAV